The Anastrepha ludens isolate Willacy chromosome 2, idAnaLude1.1, whole genome shotgun sequence DNA window CGATTGTACTTGTTCGATTTGTTTCTTTGTGTTTACGGTTTTGTAAAGGGAACaactacatatttcatacgATCCTACAGCTAATTTAAAGCGAAATTTAAACATTCTCATTAGTGGCGTCcttcaaatttgtttaaaagtggTTTTGACCTTCATTCCTTTTAATTTAAGGTCTCTTTATCAACCAAATTGCTATTTATATTGCTTATAAgggttttatttgaattattgttTGAAAATGTATTTGTATAATTGGCATACATGCATAACAATGCATTACTATTCAGAAGCGATGAACTCCGTCTCATTCTTGGGTTCCAAAGAAACCATTGCCTATGACCTGATGGAGTTGGTTGCTGTTGGCTATGTTCAGAAATGCATTATATtgcgcagtacttgcagcgctggcatcactgtcaatgtgacaattcatgcaactgatagatttgttgcatttatgaacgcgctgtgcagtaaaatggaattgttactaagtttggtcatggacgatgtatgtgaggaaaaaccgacagtcttttattaaatttaagaaaaaaaaaaaccgtgtaaagcttaaaagaaggacatatcttgtcaaaagtttaatataaaaatggaaaatacccaaaaataagtatttttttgaagccGTGATGTTGATTCTCTACCGGatgtattgtttcttttttttattcgcttatatgtgatgagtaaattagaaaattttcgctgggcgatgtttctacctatttttaaatctttattaactttttttacttcatctacgaccttagcccagagcacgctctttttcctccttcccgacgtgaactcgttctccatgctcagtcggactctgagcagtaattttatctccgatgtactaaagtaatcactaaaaccaagaaaagtacaatataataaaataaagtttaagtatcgtatttttcatcaaattttgtattaaaagctgcaaataatgcacgacttttgatacaaaaatgacgtttgagaacgcgttgcatttgcagtactgccatatttgcatttttgaacgcactgctcactctgaaatggtatgttgcgcattataatgcattgttgaacatacccGTTATCACAGTCTGTAGCAATAACCGTTGAGTAGGTGCGAGTAACTTAATTTCTGAGAATTCGCTCtcatagagaaaaaaaaaaacataacggCAAACcaggaaaaattttgcaaattttccgaacagctgattaaattgttaacggggaaaatcacaaaaagtaaaaaaaaaaaaatcagttgagCTACCTTATTAGGctacaataatttgttccatttcatcatcgttgttagatgaaaaatattgcattagCAGTTGCATTGTTGTGGCAATCACAGCTTTCTTCATTTTTTCCTTGCTTCCGTCGATGCATTTATGTTACATGTGTTTTGTATATGTACAGTGGTGGTCACGATTTTAGCACACTATAATGCAGAAACATTCATTTTGCGTTTATTGCTTATATTCAAATAATCTAGCGGCAATATTTATTCCTGGCGGGTCTTTGTAGAAAGGAGAAAGAGAGACCTTATAATCAGAACCTTGTTTTTTTCTCCTTACTTATTAAAACTGGTTTATATTAAATACAAGCACCCTATAATAATGGAGGACACGAATTTAGCACACAGATGgatatttctcatttattttcaaagaacaACACATTAGTGatagaaaaacttaatatttagttggatatccaccACTCTTGAGAACAGCATCGCATCGGCGTGGTAGACTTTCTACTAGGGCAGCACATCTCGTCTGGGGTATTCCATACCAAGCAGTCTTAATCTCCGAccacaaatcgttcaaattcCTCGGTTTCACGGCTCGAATATGCTTCTCGACATcattccataaattctcaatcGGATTGAGATCCGGTGATTGAGCTGGCCACTTCAAAACACTAATTTTGTGATCCTCCAAGCAACTCTTCACCAATCGTGAAGTGTGCTTAGGATCATTGTCATGCATGAAGCGTCATATTAAGGGCATATTTTCCTCCGCATAAGGAATCATGACATCAGTTAGTATGTTTTTGTAAACATATTGATCCATACGCGAATCTATTTTGTGTATGGGTCCAACATCTCGCCCGGAAAATGATGCCCAAACCATGACGCTTCCACCACCATGCTTCACTGTTTTTAATGTGTAGCGAGGATCATGTTCCTTATTTTGCGGTCTCCAAACATATTGTTTCCCGTCAGATCCGAGACGACAGAACTTCAATTTATCgctccataaaatatttttccagaaatttattggtttatggATATGTTCCCTTGCAAAGTTCAGCCTggcttccaaatttttttttgacaccaaAGGTTTGTGTTGAGCTATGCACCCATGCAACCCGTTTTCATTTAAACGCCTTCTAATGGTTTTGGAAGAAACATTTATTCCATATTCCGATAAAACTTGCGACTTTATGGCATTAGAACTCTTAAAAGGGTCTGTTCGCGAGGCTTTGCATATTAGTAAATCCTCCCTAGCTGTTGTCCTTCGGCGTCGTGGGCGTTGTTTTACCTTCTTAAATGTCTTATGGCGCTTAATATGAGCAAGAGCATTATAAATCATTTTGCGTGAACACCTTAGAAGTCGGGATATCTCAGACACAGAGCTCCCAGAAGAGTTCATACGTTGAATTACTTCCCGCTGCGCTTCGGAGCACCaagaacctttcgccatgtctaacatatttttttttcacattaattACAATCAACATAatagctaaaatataaaaacttaccataaagttcaaatacttagaaaaaatttagtggGAGGAATTATTTATTGATATGTGCTAACTTCGTGTCCAGCTCAAACAAGCAGCTCTTGCACTCAactgaattttaagaaaaaaattgcaaaacaaatgcTACGGATTATAACGGTTcttgttattttaattgtaaacaaCACCCAGAGAAAAATATTCGTAGTGAATTGTCGAAAAGCAAAGAGGAAAGTGGGACAGTGTCAAGGTTGTGTATAGTGTGCTAAAATCGTGACCaccactgtatatacatattgctaaattagttaataaccaaGAAGTGTAAGCATAAAACACGAGAGATACcttcaatgctttcgatttgtatttcggaAGTTGCAGCAACGCCtattcctatttaatatatgacttcaaataaactttttaaattttatttacttacattcttCATTTTAATcaggatttttatttaaataatatatataactttGACTCaaatcgcaaattttaattcgtaattatttttactttgccatcagctgtttttctcatttGCAAGTTcttataagtaaaaatttttccaGTAAGAACTTGCAACtgcccctcaaaatgaaatgttattttgaacaccaaaacttgatCATTTGTTAGAATGGGAAAACACAAATTATTGTTAATTATTTCCTTCAGGAAGAGGCACAGTATGTATAACCTTTTCTTGAGGATATGCAGcgcataaattttaaactttacgtTCCAACTTCCTTATATACCAAACTTTTGGATCCTAATATATGACCACCAGGTATTTAATGCCAGGCCATTTCGCTTTTTTCCAAAGGATCAGAGCGGATCACAGCAAGCAGTCCAAATTTAATTATCTTACGAATTCTAATAGTATAAACATACAGTCACCGGTTCACTTGATTATGGATAATGGTTACTAAGCCAACCATATTTGATCTAGTAATCTAAGGctttctgataattcaagtaaagcctcgaaaataaacatgcaGCAAAACATTAACGGTATTTGGCAGCAGTAAAACTCCAGCAGTTGCACAATAATATTTTGCTTGATTcattggttcacttgaataggGGCACTCAGTTTGCCTACATTATTTGCGCATTAAAGGATATCGTTTTTTTAGGAGGAAGAAAGGAGAGAAGGAAAAGAATCAGTCAGGTAAAAAAAGGTAGTAGGAACTTTGCATTAGAGGCTGGCGCTAATGACACTGGCTAATTACGTTCGAATGAATCGCTTCAaactactgatgaatttcaccaggtgTGTAATATTTgaacccgcaatatccgcaggtgtagcgaaaacgtgagagcccagatgtctaaatttttGCCCGACCAGAACAGGAGAGatgagaaggtgctgagatgattccacctcgtatTTTAGACAGCTTCTTCAGAAAGGGCTTGAAGCAaccccaagtctcaccgcatgaagACCTAATGGACAATGTGCGATAAGGATTCCAACTTGGAGAGCTGCGGCTtttttagccttagaagttccctcgagcgcctcCGATCCGCTCGTGGCCAGAACGATTTCGCGACTTTGCAAGCATACTCACTAGCACAGCGCTCGCTGAGCTGACACGCGGTCCATCTTTCCAGGAACAGACCACTGGTTCTCAAGGGAACCTCAATCCTATCATTTTGCAATGAAACCATCTTTGGGGTCCTCTgcttagccagctcatcagcccaatCTGTAATAATAGTCCTCGCTCATTTAATTTTCGAGACGCCTTAAACTCAATTTTCTCAGTAGTTGCTTGAAAAACAGTtgtcacttcaaaaaatttctcGGAAtgctttgaaacttttttactcaatattttttaagttttagacTGTATTTTTGCTTTACTCCCTTTGCGGTTCCATAGTTTATGGTTGGCATACTAAAAACTGAAGAGGTTGACATACaacagaaacaaatattttaaactccTCAAGTCCACCAACAACATCATTTATAAAGTACAGTACATAAAGTTTATGAATGAGTTTagtaacttgattattttttttccttgttcactcctctcgtcGATGACTCAGTCTtccattggtttcgttaatctaatttgatttctgacagggttgGTGATTAGCCTGTcactaccagtcctaaatagtgggaatgcccacctcccgttgcttaggaacaacgccttcttattgattggcgcaacatctgtgtttcacatttttctgccagaaagatggaaaggataagtttggGTTTGAGAAGTgagttttgaaaatgtttttggaaTGGAAGATTATTAGAaagagggaaagtaggtaaatttgaaaaaatgcgtGAACCGTGCTTCCCGTGGCATTTGAACCCATAGCcgctgggatggcaggctagtgcacttacgctagactactaCAGATGAGCTAAAGGCTAAGCCCAAAGCCTTTTGGAATTACCTTCGGTCCAAGCGTGCTGCGATATCCCAATGTGCAAGAGTTTCAACGACAAATCTTCTGCTAGCATATCGGATTCAGTAAATCTTTTTGCAGATTACTTTAAATCCAATTTTGTTACTGATTCTGCATCAAAGTTTTACAGCTTTTGTATCTGTGGCAACGACTTCCGTAAGTAGACCTGAAAAGTGACTTTGATGGGCTCTCATCTTTTTTACGTCTTTTACCCTGATATTTAAGTATGGTAATAAAAACAACCGCCGTAAGCCGATTGGTCGGTGCGTAGcttcgaatctctgtgcatgaaacaccaaaatgatagaaaaagttttctaatagcggtcgcccctcgccaggtaatggcaaacctccgaatatatttctgcaatgaaaaaactcctcataaaaaaccatctgccgttcggagtcggcataaaagtgtaggtccctccattgatATTTCAAagcgcacaacacaaataggaggagctcggccaaacacctaccaGAAGTGTTCctgccaattttttatttatttttttttatatatttatttataggcCAATATCTACGCTAACtaatcaaaactttttgaaaagatggtaaaagaaaaattatcatttgCAATAAAAGAATTAATTGATCCACATCAACatgattttgtttgtggatattCTACAGCTGCCAACTTGGCTGTCTATTCCGAGTACTGCATCTCAGCATTTAATTGAGTTTAATTTTCGGATTTTCACGCATTGTTCCTAATGTGGTTAGGTTCATATAGTATCTCCCCAACAATTATTCCTTTCTAGAAATTGAGAACACTAAATCGTACTCATTTTTGGCCACCTCAAGCGTATCTCAAGGTAGTATTTTTTAGTTCCGATCTTATTTGTTAaagaatatttaataaagaaatgaaataatgcatcACTATTCCGAAACGGTGAACTCCGTCTCATCCTTGGGTTCCAAAGAGCGATACTCATCCGAATCTTCGCTGCAGGTGGTGGCAAACGATGTGTTCTTCATATCCGCTGAACAGCCGCTAATGTCTCCAGCCTCAGTGTCGGGACCCGTTATTATGGGGATGGCATGCTGATTACCCGATGCGGTTGGTTGCTCTGTTATCACAGTCTGTAGCAGTAATTGTTGAGTAGGAGTGGGTATCATAGTCGTTGGCGTCTCTTCCTCTACACTAATGCTAGTGTAGCGACAACGTTCACTCAAGGATGTCGAAGCGGCattattatcatcatcatcctctGTGTGCATTGAGGTGATCTCTGTTCCTAAATTGCCAGCAGTTGTGGGGCGTGCTGTGGTGAAATCAACTACATcgtttgttgatgttgttgccgTCGTGGTTATAATGCTCTCCTCAATAGCGCTGATGTTCGGGAAAAACTGTTGTAGTCGCTGTGTTGGCGAAGCTGGATTACAACTACTAACGGCAACAAGAGCCTTACAGCCAGTGGGCATCAATGCAGTGGACTCGTTGTCAGTGCTTGTATCACATTGCGATATAGACGTGGACGTGGACGCGCAAAAGGatgctgaataaaaaaaaatatgaatgttaGCAATGCAAGTGATGCGCAATTTAGATGTCTTTTAAACCTACACTCAATTTTTTCTCGACGAGGCATCAAATGTTGCATGCTGGACAATGGGGCTAGTTTTATGCGATAGAATCTTGTACCCTTAGAGACGCGATAGCGATTTTCATCCTAATAAGGTGAAGAAAAGAAATGTGTGGGCATTAATGTTCGGTTTAGacctttttctttagaattaaaTAAAGATGGATTATTAATAGCTCTCTgatgttgaaaacaaaaaatattatctaCTAACCTTCTTAGCCTGACAGTACTCTCTATCGACAACACGCCCGATAGCATAATAAGGCACCGGTAGGAGCATATTTTCCAACGTTGTACTTTCGCTCGGTGCAGGGAGCGGCATACGCAGATTCATTGCTGACAGGCTGTCCCCGTGGACAAAGTATAAAACTGGTGAGTCCTGCACCACCATGTACTGATTATGACGCACACTCCACACGACGAACACGATATCGCCCTTATTGCATGAGTCCAACAGCATATACTTGTGACTAGAACTTGAACTGCAAagcaattgaaattaaaaagggtAAATTGTAGCTGTTTATCGAAGTGAATTCAAACTTACGCCCTTAAAGCTGCGTATGAGGTCTCCATCTCTAAGCGTTTCGAACGCTCTTTTTCAACGGTAAGCTCTTCCTCCAGACGATTTTTGTCGCGATTCAAATATTCTATTTTCTCCTTTAGCCAACTGTTGCCCTCTTCATTGGTGAGTGCATCGATTCGTGTTTTCAACTGATAGATCTCTTTAGTAAGCAAGAGATTCTGCTTACGCACCAGATCTAGCTGTCGATCTTTCTCTTCGAGCATCTCCTTCAATATGTTTACATTTCCCATCACAGATTCTGAGTTCAAATTGAGTTTTGCTTGCCAAATGGTGCGTTCTATATCGACTGCTGCGGCGATCGACCTTTCTTTTTCACTCTCAAAAGTGGCACGCAATTGGGATACAATTGCTTCATGTTCACTGTGGTCGATCATGTGCTGGTCGATGTTGGATGGCGGGCGCTCTATCTTTTCGAGACTCGTTTCGGACGGCGAGAGCTCCATGGAAGTCATGAGTTTATAGCGGCAACGCAGTGATTCGATTTCCGATTTGTGCTCGTGTAAGAGTTCTTCTCGTGCTGCAGCAACCGCACGTTGCTGCTCCATTTGAGCTGCACTAAGTTGATCTTTCAATTCTTGTAGCTGCGAGTGTAGAGCTTCTGTGTCGCAAAGTTGGTGACGCAAAATGGCAAATTCATTGTCATGCTGCTGCACCGTATCACTTAGCATAGTTTTCGTTTGGAGCAGTTGTTGCTCGCGCTGCTCACTTTGCATGCGAATTAAGTTCCACTGATCGTGGAGCATTTGTAATTCGGATTGGAGATCTTCGCGGTATGTCGCAGTTCCGGTGCGGCATTGTTCCAAGTCAGCACGAGCTAATCGTATGCATTCTGACGAAAGCTTATACATGGCGCTTAAAATGCTACGTAAACGTTCCACCTCAGCACGGGCGGACGATTCCGTTTCATCTGTGAGTGTCTCAGCGCTCTGCATTAATAATGTGGAAGTTGCTGCGCTGCGTGCAACTGTTTCCACGATAGTAGTAGATGTGGCTGTCGTGATCAACATCGGTGTTGCTGATTGTGTTGCTTCATCTACCATAACTGGCAGCTTTTCGAACTCGGTCTCCGTATCGGTTTCGGATCCCTCACAGCAAACGCCGACCTTTTGCAGCTCCCCGAGCCTTGGGTGTTGCAATGGCTTTTCGCCAGTACTCATTGCTTCCTCCACCGAGGCTGAGCTGCCTAGAGCGGCAGCTAATTGCAAACGCAGCAGTTCTTCCATGCGCTCCTTCTGATGCGGGCCCGAACGTGAGACGAAAAAATTTATCACAGGTCCCATGTCGGGTAACTGGATTTctggagccaaatctggcagGTGGGACGATAGAACATCAATGTCGGACTTGGTGATGTTCGGCAAGCGCGCATCGAAAAGTAAGGGAGTTTCGTTCGCAAAGGTAGGTGGCATATCGTTCATGCCGGGGAATAGAATGTTTAAAAAGTGTCCGTCGAAATTAGCGTTGAATTGCTGTCTTCGTTTGATCTCTTCGTTGTGAATGATATCGAAGTCTTCAGCGAGTTTCGAGGCCCACAAACGGAACTCACCGGAAAAGATTTTGCGGCGCACCAcctggaaattttcaaaattagttCACTTCTATCAaccataaatttatttcatgttCATTTACCTCAGTGACGGCGGCCACATAAATACATGGTGCTTGATGTATCTGTTCGATAATCTGTATGTGCCGTTCGGCACGACGCAGGCAACGCAAATAGAACAACAATCGATTATCGAACTCACTCATGCTGTTCTCAACGTGCACAATGCGATTTAAGCGCATGTGAATATTTAAGCTTAGCTCGTCCTTTGCTCTGGCAATGATGCGTCTGTATTCGCGaattttttgatggtttccaacCATTACCGCCAATTGCGATTGATGCGAGGCGCAAAGGTCCGGTAATATAGATGCATCACGCAAATTGTTTGCTCGATTTTGATTTTGTTGGAACGCAGTGGATAGCTCTTTTTGATCCTGTCCCATGCGCTTGATTTTAAACCGGAACTCCTCCAGTTTGCAGAGCCGATCACCTAGACCCTTAATCTCTCTAATATCTTGCTGCCCTGCCTGTTTGAGGATATATTGAGCTTCACTCCTGAGCTGGGCGTAGACATCCTTATCGAAAGTTGCTAGACCTTGGATACATTCCTCACACATGGTCATAAGCCGATTTTGATTCTCTTTGGATGTAATCCACTGTAAGAGATTCAGTTTGGGGCGCGTGCAACTGTTAGACGAACTTTCATGATTAACGGTTGGTATCGAAGTGGTCGTCGCCGCCGTTGTCATTGGATCCTCAGCTGAATCTGTACCCATTTTCAGTTTCTTGTTGGGCGATGTTGAATTTTTATCATCGGCGGTGTTATTATCCTCCCCATCTGGCTCAGCCGTCTCCTCAGGCTGTTCACCGCTTACCGTTTGTTGAGCAGGAATACCACCTGCCACTAGCACCGATTCTTGTGTTGAATGAGACCGCGAAAATACATCGTCGGGCTCCAGAAATTCATCGAATCCATGGAAATCTTCCTCAGCCAAAGACATTAAGCCAGGTAAAATGGGAATGCGTGCCAACATGGTCAAGTCATCGTTGAAGTTATGTAATAACTCCAGATAATTTTCGCGATTTTCCAGATGTCGTTCGAAGGCCGAACTAAAGTTTTTAAAGCGTTGCCTAAATTCCCCAATCAAATCCTCCATATTGGCTACAACAGTCTGCCAACCTTGCTGTTGTAGATGCTGCTCGTGCACCAGTCGCTCAGAAAGGCGCTCCTCATCGCGGGCGTACTCGAACATCTTCAGTGCCAATTGAGCACGTTTCTCCACCGAAGAatatattggtggcatttgctTGCATCGCTCCACCTGTTCACTCAAATCTCGATCGGGTTCATTTGGCTGCAACGGCGGTGGCGCACGTGGCTCCCCAGTCATAAACATATAGATGGGATTCGTATCGGTGCCAGCCGAATAGTAAGACACCTGTGTAGATGGGGCCAGCATCTCACCGCCGCTCACCAATAGCACAATATTTGCAGCCGGTATGCCATGAAGGCGCTCGATGGTCTCCTTAAGGTTTTCGACAGAAGACAGTGCCACTGTCATGTCAAAGGACATCATACGTCCAATGTCGACATTGAACACATACAACATCCTGAAATTGTGGTTAACCACCGGTAGTGTGCGATGTGTGTGTGATGACCCAAGCTATTGGCAGTGCTTCAAAGAGTATAGGTATTGGTTGATATTTCTTCCCTTATAGCGCCGAAGTGCAGTTGAAACGAAAGCGTATGGCTCAGCGGGGTAAAAGAGAGAGCGTAAACAAAGGAGGATATAGAGGCTTTAAGAGTGATTGCTGTGCGCTTTGCTGGTGGTTGTGGCGATCGGCATAGGAATCGAGTTATTGCACACAATCACAAAAATGTTATTGATAGTGAACCATCTGCATGAagaaagaataagaaaaataataataaatagtaaatattgtAGCAAATGGTAAATGAGATaagatataatatttatgtatataaaaaatgttgtttgtttTATGTACCTGTGCAACAAGGAGTGGTAGTACATACAAAATGAGAGCAGTGAAAAGAACAAGtacacagggtgggccaaaacAAGTGTTTTTAGATTAAACAAAATGAGCAAACAAACTCaatttcttttgacttgattagaaataacaaatatgcccaatatttatgcaaaactttATGCCATCAATGTGGCTACCTCGGATGGCTTTGTAGCAACGCATCCTGTCTATCGCTTTTCCCAAGATTTTGTTGACGGTTTCTGACTGTTGTCTCACAAGCGGATGGGAAGTTATTTTAACTGCTttaagggggtggtagggtttagcgctaaaaaaaacacttttttttttaattttttacagaaatatggcttaagatactttaataaaatcagttgcatgttattgtacatcttttcaataagtttttaaaaaatattaataataaaatattgacaaataagcccatgacagagtttttttggagatatgtttttcgagaggtgccaatcggcattcgtcgtagaatcatctgaaactaaaaaagtcgactttttcagttaaagtatgacgtaatgctccccccccccccccattaataaaatttttattttttttatttttgtagttttggtggcaaaaaaacgtaaaacgagcatttttggcgaacaatttcgccatatttgtaagtgaaaaacaaccttaaaacaataaaattaaaaaaaaaaaaaaacagtggggtgaaaagaatcggttgaatagtttcggagttgtgattggcaccgacttttaagaagtcgtttcgggaaaaacgcgtttgaaaaaatgacgcCGACAGCCGAGCCCTTGGGAATTGCCAAGCAtctatcgatgctccgcattcgaggtagagtgcctacaaaggctataactttgagagttctgctccgatccacttaaaattttgacacaacattcttgaaatgatttactataagatgagtgaagaaaaaaatttcgattttgtgaccctacccctcCCCTTAAAGGGCTGCATAGTTTCTGAATCAACTGGCAATATCTGCGACACCTCTCAAAAAATGAACTGATGAGGGCTGACGCTACGATTACCGAACTTAGTGCGCAAAAGTTTGATTGCTTAACCCCTTGAGTATGGatttatttgata harbors:
- the LOC128864836 gene encoding RB1-inducible coiled-coil protein 1; its protein translation is MLYVFNVDIGRMMSFDMTVALSSVENLKETIERLHGIPAANIVLLVSGGEMLAPSTQVSYYSAGTDTNPIYMFMTGEPRAPPPLQPNEPDRDLSEQVERCKQMPPIYSSVEKRAQLALKMFEYARDEERLSERLVHEQHLQQQGWQTVVANMEDLIGEFRQRFKNFSSAFERHLENRENYLELLHNFNDDLTMLARIPILPGLMSLAEEDFHGFDEFLEPDDVFSRSHSTQESVLVAGGIPAQQTVSGEQPEETAEPDGEDNNTADDKNSTSPNKKLKMGTDSAEDPMTTAATTTSIPTVNHESSSNSCTRPKLNLLQWITSKENQNRLMTMCEECIQGLATFDKDVYAQLRSEAQYILKQAGQQDIREIKGLGDRLCKLEEFRFKIKRMGQDQKELSTAFQQNQNRANNLRDASILPDLCASHQSQLAVMVGNHQKIREYRRIIARAKDELSLNIHMRLNRIVHVENSMSEFDNRLLFYLRCLRRAERHIQIIEQIHQAPCIYVAAVTEVVRRKIFSGEFRLWASKLAEDFDIIHNEEIKRRQQFNANFDGHFLNILFPGMNDMPPTFANETPLLFDARLPNITKSDIDVLSSHLPDLAPEIQLPDMGPVINFFVSRSGPHQKERMEELLRLQLAAALGSSASVEEAMSTGEKPLQHPRLGELQKVGVCCEGSETDTETEFEKLPVMVDEATQSATPMLITTATSTTIVETVARSAATSTLLMQSAETLTDETESSARAEVERLRSILSAMYKLSSECIRLARADLEQCRTGTATYREDLQSELQMLHDQWNLIRMQSEQREQQLLQTKTMLSDTVQQHDNEFAILRHQLCDTEALHSQLQELKDQLSAAQMEQQRAVAAAREELLHEHKSEIESLRCRYKLMTSMELSPSETSLEKIERPPSNIDQHMIDHSEHEAIVSQLRATFESEKERSIAAAVDIERTIWQAKLNLNSESVMGNVNILKEMLEEKDRQLDLVRKQNLLLTKEIYQLKTRIDALTNEEGNSWLKEKIEYLNRDKNRLEEELTVEKERSKRLEMETSYAALRASSSSHKYMLLDSCNKGDIVFVVWSVRHNQYMVVQDSPVLYFVHGDSLSAMNLRMPLPAPSESTTLENMLLPVPYYAIGRVVDREYCQAKKDENRYRVSKGTRFYRIKLAPLSSMQHLMPRREKIESSFCASTSTSISQCDTSTDNESTALMPTGCKALVAVSSCNPASPTQRLQQFFPNISAIEESIITTTATTSTNDVVDFTTARPTTAGNLGTEITSMHTEDDDDNNAASTSLSERCRYTSISVEEETPTTMIPTPTQQLLLQTVITEQPTASGNQHAIPIITGPDTEAGDISGCSADMKNTSFATTCSEDSDEYRSLEPKDETEFTVSE